In one window of Gorilla gorilla gorilla isolate KB3781 chromosome 2, NHGRI_mGorGor1-v2.1_pri, whole genome shotgun sequence DNA:
- the SSUH2 gene encoding protein SSUH2 homolog, with translation MTEEVAREALLSFVDSKCCYSSTVAGDLVIQELKQQTLCRYRLETFSESRISEWTFQPFTNHSVDGPQRGASPRLWDIKVQVPPMFQEDTRKFQVPHSSLVKECHKCHGRGRYKCSGCHGAGTVRCPSCCGAKRKAKQSRRCQLCAGSGRRRCSTCSGRGNKTCATCKGEKKLLHFIQLVIMWKNSLFEFVSEHRLNCPRELLAKAKGENLFKDENSVVYPIVDFPLRDISLASQRGIAEHSAALASRARVLQQRQTIELIPLTEVHYWYQGKTYVYYIYGTDHQVYAVDYPERYCCGCTVV, from the exons ATGACGGAGGAGGTGGCCCGGGAAGCCCTCCTCAGCTTTGTGGACTCTAAGTGCTGCTACAGCAGCACGGTGGCTGGAGACCTCGTCATCCAGGAGCTGAAGCAGCAGACCCTCTGCAGG taccGTCTGGAGACCTTTAGTGAATCCAGGATAAGCGAGTGGACATTTCAACCCTTTACTA ACCACTCTGTGGATGGGCCGCAAAGAGGCGCCTCCCCCAGGCTCTGGGACATCAAGGTTCAGGTTCCTCCGATGTTTCAGGAAGACACCAGGAAGTTCCAGGTCCCTCACTCATCACTGGTCAAG GAATGCCACAAATGCCACGGGCGTGGGCGGTACAAGTGCAGCGGCTGCCACGGGGCGGGCACG GTGCGGTGCCCGTCCTGCTGCGGAGCCAAGCGCAAAGCCAAGCAGTCCCGGAGGTGTCAGCTGTGCGCGGGGTCCGGCAGGCGAAG ATGCAGCACTTGCTCAGGGAGAGGGAACAAGACCTGCGCCACCTGCAAGGGGGAGAAGAAGCTGTTGCACTTCATCCAGCTTGTCATCATGTG GAAGAACAGCTTGTTTGAGTTTGTGTCTGAGCACCGGCTCAACTGCCCCAGGGAGCTCCTTGCTAAAGCCAAAGGAGAAAACCTCTTTAAGGATGAAAACTCGGTG GTGTACCCCATTGTGGACTTCCCCCTGCGAGACATCTCTCTTGCCTCCCAGAGGGGCATTGCAGAGCACAgcgctgccttggcctcccgtgCCCGCGTCCTGCAGCAG CGCCAGACCATTGAGCTGATCCCCCTCACAGAAGTTCACTACTGGTACCAAGGAAAGACTTATGTCTACTACATCTATGGCACTGACCACCAGGTGTATGCGGTGGACTATCCTGAGCGGTATTGCTGTGGCTGTACCGTCGTGTGA